Below is a genomic region from Kribbella qitaiheensis.
GGAGATGGTTCGGAGGTCCTGCGAGACGGTGCCCCGGGTGAAGAACCTCCTGCTGCGGACGAGGGCCTCTGTGAGGGAGCCGTCCATCCCGGGGGTGGACGTGGACTTCTTCCGCGAGTTGGTCAACGAGATTCCTGTCCCTGGACGGCGGTTCGGCGGACGACGGTGACAGTGAGGAGCAGCGCGAGGACGGCGGTACTGGACAGCATCCACAGCCCGATGGCGTACGAGTCGGTGCGGCCGTAGACGTAGCCCATGATCAGTGGCGGGATGAATCCGCCCAGCCCACCGGCCGCGCCGACCAGTCCGGTCACGCCGCCGACCCTCGAGGGATCGGTGACTTTGGCGATCAGGGCGAAGGTGGCGCCGCTGCCGGATCCGAGTGCGGCGGCCATGGCGAGGAACGCGAGGGTTCCGACGCCGTGCAGCGGCGGTGTGCCTGCCGAGATGCCGGCGCAGATGACGACGACACCGAAGCCGGCGGCCAGGACCGGTATCGCGCCGACTTTGTCGGCGAGCCATCCTCCGGCCGGGCGCATGATGACGGCGATGAGCACGAAGCCGGCCATCCGGTTCGCCGCGTCGGCCGGGGTGAGGTGGTGCGCGGTCTTCAGGTACGCCGGGAGGTACACCGAGAACGCGACGTACCCGCCGAAGGCCACCGCGTAGAGCAGGCTGGCCTGCCAGGTGATCGGGAGCCGGGCGTTGGCCGAGATCCGCGCTGCCAGGGATGTGGTGGGGACGATCCTGCCGGGTGCGTCGCGCAGGATCAGCCAGGCCGCGAGTGCGTAGCAGGCCAGTACCGCGGCGGTGATGAGGAAGGGCGACTTCGCGCCCAGGTGAGCGGTGAGCTTGACGGTGCTGAGGGCGCTGATCGCGGTGCCGCCCATACCGGCTCCGAAGATGCCGATCGCGAGGCCGCGCTGCTCGGGCGGGAACCAGGCGTTGACGAACGGGACGCCGACGGCGAATGCGGTACCGGCGATGCCGAGGAAGAATCCGCCGACCAGCAGCAGCGCGTAGGAGTCGAGAGCGAAGAAGGCGAGGAAGAGGATCGGGAGGATGGTGATGCCCGAGATGACCGGGAACATCAACCGGCCGCCGTACCGGTCTGTCAGCCCACCCACGACGATGCGGCCGAGTGAGCCCACGACCACCGGTACGGCGACGAGCAGTGCGACGTCGGACTCGGTAAGGGTGCCGATGCTCCCGGTGGACCGGAAGAGCGGGCCGAGCGGACTGATCAGCGCCCAGGCCCAGAAGTTCACCGCGAACCCGACGGTGGCCATGGCAAGCATCAGCCAGGGTGACCGCGTGACTACGCGGGTCTGAGGCTCCGAGGCCGACAGAGCCGTCATCGCTTCACTGGGTTCACACGGCTCACCATGACCCTCTGTGGCCCCATTGGCAATGGAGGTGCTCATCTCGTCAGTCCTTTCGGAGGAAGGGTCTAGCCGTGTCGGCGGTAGTCCATACCGCGCTGCCAGGGAGCGGATTCGATGGCGTGGATGGCGGCCCCGATGTCACTGGACCAGGCTCGGATCAACTCCCAGTCACGCGCGTCGCCGGACAGTTCGCTGCGGGCGAGCCGCTTGGCGATGAAGCCCTTGGCTGTCGCTGGATCCAGCCGCCCGGCGAAGGTCATGGCAGGCGTGGCCCCGATGCGGTGCGCCAGTCGCTTCACATTGCCCGGCATCTCCTGGAGCTGGTCCTTGTCCGGCCCGACCGGGCCGCTGTGGAACAGCCAGACCTGCCGGGACCGCAGTTCTTCGCGGTACTTGCGCAGGAACCGGACCGCCTCCGGACGCCAGCGTTTGACGTAGATCGCACTGCCGAGAACGACCGCTTCGTACTCCTCGATCGACCCGACCTGATCGACCTCACAGACGTCGACCTGATGGCCACCTCGCTCCAGTTCCTCGCCGATCGCAGCGGCGATACCAGCTGTCGCACCCATCTTGGTGGCGTAGGCCACGAGTACCTTCCTGGACATCTCTTCCTCCCGATCTGCCGGCCGTTCGATCCGCGTCGTGGTCGCCCGGACGGTCGTCGGCCACCAGCACACGCCTGTCCCCGGCCTGCCAGCAGAGGCGAAGGTCCTCAGTTGGCCGGGACGGCTATTTCCGGCGCAGCTCCGCGGCGTGGTCGGGGACCTGGGTCTGCATCACCCGTGGCGTCCGTTGATCTCCCTTGGACGGGGGGGCGCGGGGGGAGTGCGAGCGGCGGGCGCTGGACTCCTGCAGCTTGACCAACTCGGCCTGAAGCCGCAGCAACTCACGCTCGTACGGCTTCTTCGGCATCCGGCCGACGGTCCGGTTCGCCTTACCTTGCTTCGGAGTCATCTGCTGCCTCCCGGCTTCGGACCCGAGCTTCTCTCAGATCCACGATCGACCGGAAAGGTGCCGTCGGCATCGATGGCCCGCCGCAGTACCGACATACTGGGCAAATGACGGTCGGGGCAGGCCTCAGAGGACTCCGGGGTGGGCTACGTGCCGACCTGATCGCCGGAGTGACTGTGGCCGCGTACCTGGTTCCGCAGGCGATGGCTTACGGTCAGCTGGCTGGGTTGCCGGCGGTAGCGGGCTTGTGGGCGGTGCTCGGTCCACTGGCCGTGTACGCCGTGCTGGGTACGTCGCGGCTGCTGTCAGTTGGTCCCGAGTCGACGACGGCGCTCATGACGGCGACGACGGTAGGGGCGATCGCAGTCGGTGATCCTTCCCGCTACATGATTCTGGCTGCCACGCTGGCCTTGATGGTCGGAGCGATCTGCCTGGTCGCGTGGCTGCTCCGGCTGGGATTTCTTGCCGACCTGCTGTCGAAGCCGGTGCTCGTCGGCTACCTGGCAGGCATAGCGGTGCTGATGATCGTCGGCCAACTCGGACGGATAACGGGTGTCGCTGTCACGGGCGACAGTCCGGCGGCCGAGGTCGTTTCCGCCGTCCAGCAGTTGGGGACCTGGCATCCGGCCACCTTGGGCTTGTCGGTCGCCGTACTCGGTCTGTTGCTCGCGTCCGCGCGGTGGACGCCGCGTCTGCCGGCGCCGTTGCTGGTGATGGCTCTCGCTGCCGCGGTCGCTGCTGTGGCCGGCCTGGGCGATCATGGCGTGGCCCTGATCGGATCGGTTCCGTCCGGGCTGCCGATGCCGTCCTGGCCGGCGATCAGTGCCGACGATCTGAAGTTGCTGATCCTGCCCGCGTGCGGGGTCGCGCTCGTCGGCTACACCGACACGGTACTCACCGGGCGGGCGTTCGCCGGCGAACGGCAGGAGCGTGTCGACGCGGATGCGGAGTTGCTGGCACTCGGTGTGGCGAACCTGACCGCCGGAGGCCTGCACGGATTCCCGGTCAGCAGTAGCGGCAGCCGTACTGCGATCGCGGCCGCCGCCGGCGCGAGGAGTCAGGTGTATTCGCTGGTAGCTCTTGGTGCCGTCGTGATCACCTTGCTGGTTGCGGGCCCGCTGCTGGCGACGTTCCCAGCGGCTGCTCTCGGTGCGCTCGTCGTCTATGCGGCTTTGCGGCTGGTCGACCTGGGTGAATTCCGGCGGTTCGCCCGGTTCAGGCGCAGTGAGTTCGTGCTGGCGGTCGTGACCTGCCTCGGTGTCGTCGTCCTGGACGTTCTGTACGGCGTACTGGTCGCGGTGGCGTTGTCCGTGCTGGACCTGTTCCGCCGGGTGGCCAGACCTCATGACGGCATCCTCGGCATCGCGCCAGGTATCCCGGGAATGCACGACGTCGACGACTATCCCACTGCCCGGCCGGTGCCCGGATTGGTGGTGTATCGCTACGACTCGCCGCTGTTCTTCGCCAACGCCGAGAACTTCCGGCGGCGCGCGCTCGCCGCGATCGGGGCATCGCCGGAGCCGGTCCGCTGGCTGCTGCTCAACGCCGAGGCCAACGTGGAGATCGACATCACCGCGATCGACGCCCTCGATGCTCTGCGGGAGGAGCTCGGCCGGCGAGGGATCTCGCTGGCACTGGCCCGGGTCAAGCAGGACCTCCGCGACGACCTGGCGGCCGCCGGTTTCCTGGACCGCCTCGGCCCTGACCGCATCTTCTTCACCCTGCCCACCGCGATCGAAGCCTTCCGCGCCGACCCCGGGCCGGCACCGACCACCTGAGATCGAAGCACTCGCGCCCCGGACAGGATCTCCATGCCGGAGCAGTACCGGAGGCTGAAATCACCGGGGGAATTGCCCGTCGGTTCATGGTGGCTAGGGTTCAATCATGGGAAGCAGCGTGTACGTCGCATCGGTCGAGGGGTACACCGGCAAGTCCACGGTGGCCCTGGGGGTCCTGCAGGAGTTGTCCAAGCGGGTGGAGCGGGTGGCAGTGTTCCGGCCCATCGTGCGGCCGGACACCGCCCTGTACGGCGGGCGCGACTACGTGCTGGATCTGCTCACCTCACATGACGCGGTCTCGTCGCCGTACGAGGAGGGCGTGGGAGTCACGTACGACGAGGTGCACGCCGATCCCGATGCCGCGCTGGATCGGATCGTGCAGCGGTATCGCAAGGTCGCCGAGCGGGGTGACCCGGTGCTCATCGTCGGGAGTGACTACACCGATGTGGGTACGCCGACGGAGTTCTCGTACAACGCCAGGATCGCCGCCAATCTAGGTGCGCCGGTGCTGCTGGTGCTCAACGGCGCCGGTCGTGCGCCGGAGGATCTGCGCACGCTGACGGACATGGCCGGCGCCGAACTGAAGGCCAATCACGGCTCGCTGTTCGCGGTGATCGCCAATCGGGTGGACAAGACCCGGCTCGCGGAAACCGTTGCCGCGTTGACCAGTGCGGCGGTTCCGGCGTTCGCCATCCCGGAAGAGACGCTGCTGAGCGCGCCCTCGGTGGCTGATCTGATGGGCGCTGTGGACGGAGGGTTGCTCAGCGGGGACTCTCGGCTGCTTTCCCGGGAGGTCAGTGGGTTGGTGGTGGCCGGCATGACGATGCCCAACGTGCTCGACCGCCTGTTCGACGGCGCTGCGGTGATCACCGCAGCGGATCGTCCCGAGGTGGTGGTTGGCGTACTGATGGCGAACGCCTCGCAGAACTTCCCGCAGATCTCGGCGATCTTCCTCAATGGCGGGTTCGCGTTGCCGCCGCAGATCGGGCGGCTGATCGACGGCGTCGGCAGCACGATGCCGATCATCGAGACCGGCCTCGGGACGCACGCGACATCGACCGCGCTGACCGCAGTACGGGGCCGGCTGACGAAGGACTCGCCGCGCAAAGTGGACCTGGCGCTCACGCTGTTCGACCAGTACGTCGATGGTCCGGCGTTGCTGGACCGTCTCGCGGTGGCACGGAGCAGCGCGGTGACGCCGCTCATGTTCGAGTACCAGCTGATCGACGAAGCAGTTGCCGACCGCAAGCACATCGTCCTGCCGGAGG
It encodes:
- a CDS encoding MFS transporter; protein product: MATVGFAVNFWAWALISPLGPLFRSTGSIGTLTESDVALLVAVPVVVGSLGRIVVGGLTDRYGGRLMFPVISGITILPILFLAFFALDSYALLLVGGFFLGIAGTAFAVGVPFVNAWFPPEQRGLAIGIFGAGMGGTAISALSTVKLTAHLGAKSPFLITAAVLACYALAAWLILRDAPGRIVPTTSLAARISANARLPITWQASLLYAVAFGGYVAFSVYLPAYLKTAHHLTPADAANRMAGFVLIAVIMRPAGGWLADKVGAIPVLAAGFGVVVICAGISAGTPPLHGVGTLAFLAMAAALGSGSGATFALIAKVTDPSRVGGVTGLVGAAGGLGGFIPPLIMGYVYGRTDSYAIGLWMLSSTAVLALLLTVTVVRRTAVQGQESR
- a CDS encoding flavodoxin domain-containing protein — translated: MSRKVLVAYATKMGATAGIAAAIGEELERGGHQVDVCEVDQVGSIEEYEAVVLGSAIYVKRWRPEAVRFLRKYREELRSRQVWLFHSGPVGPDKDQLQEMPGNVKRLAHRIGATPAMTFAGRLDPATAKGFIAKRLARSELSGDARDWELIRAWSSDIGAAIHAIESAPWQRGMDYRRHG
- a CDS encoding SulP family inorganic anion transporter, whose product is MTVGAGLRGLRGGLRADLIAGVTVAAYLVPQAMAYGQLAGLPAVAGLWAVLGPLAVYAVLGTSRLLSVGPESTTALMTATTVGAIAVGDPSRYMILAATLALMVGAICLVAWLLRLGFLADLLSKPVLVGYLAGIAVLMIVGQLGRITGVAVTGDSPAAEVVSAVQQLGTWHPATLGLSVAVLGLLLASARWTPRLPAPLLVMALAAAVAAVAGLGDHGVALIGSVPSGLPMPSWPAISADDLKLLILPACGVALVGYTDTVLTGRAFAGERQERVDADAELLALGVANLTAGGLHGFPVSSSGSRTAIAAAAGARSQVYSLVALGAVVITLLVAGPLLATFPAAALGALVVYAALRLVDLGEFRRFARFRRSEFVLAVVTCLGVVVLDVLYGVLVAVALSVLDLFRRVARPHDGILGIAPGIPGMHDVDDYPTARPVPGLVVYRYDSPLFFANAENFRRRALAAIGASPEPVRWLLLNAEANVEIDITAIDALDALREELGRRGISLALARVKQDLRDDLAAAGFLDRLGPDRIFFTLPTAIEAFRADPGPAPTT
- the pta gene encoding phosphate acetyltransferase, with amino-acid sequence MGSSVYVASVEGYTGKSTVALGVLQELSKRVERVAVFRPIVRPDTALYGGRDYVLDLLTSHDAVSSPYEEGVGVTYDEVHADPDAALDRIVQRYRKVAERGDPVLIVGSDYTDVGTPTEFSYNARIAANLGAPVLLVLNGAGRAPEDLRTLTDMAGAELKANHGSLFAVIANRVDKTRLAETVAALTSAAVPAFAIPEETLLSAPSVADLMGAVDGGLLSGDSRLLSREVSGLVVAGMTMPNVLDRLFDGAAVITAADRPEVVVGVLMANASQNFPQISAIFLNGGFALPPQIGRLIDGVGSTMPIIETGLGTHATSTALTAVRGRLTKDSPRKVDLALTLFDQYVDGPALLDRLAVARSSAVTPLMFEYQLIDEAVADRKHIVLPEGEEERILRAADVLLRRGVVELTLLGDPVVISAKAAGLGVDISAARIIDPDDVVLGERFAAEYHRLRQHRGVDLDRARDLIRDVSYFGTMMVQLGLADGMVSGAVHTTAHTIRPALEVVKTLPEVSVVSSVFFMCLENQVLVYGDCAVNPDPTAEQLADIAISSAATAAAFGIEPRVGMLSYSTGTSGTGSDVEKVSKATMIIRERAPELLVEGPIQYDAAIDSAVAKTKLPESSVAGRATVFIFPDLNTGNNTYKAVQRSANAVAVGPVLQGLKKPVNDLSRGATVRDIVNTVAITAIQAQLAERSKG